In Macrotis lagotis isolate mMagLag1 chromosome 8, bilby.v1.9.chrom.fasta, whole genome shotgun sequence, a single genomic region encodes these proteins:
- the MLANA gene encoding melanoma antigen recognized by T-cells 1 isoform X1, translating to MPKENAHFIHAYLKKKKSPSHITAEEAAGIGILAVILGILLLFSCWYCKRRSGYKNLKNKNLYSGPRTILMGNYYRDETVLPLSKGSFLENSNISSVVPDAPPAYEFSAEQSLPPYTP from the exons ATGCCAAAAGAAAATGCTCACTTTATACATGCCTACCTCAAGAAAAAGAAGTCTCCTTCTCACATTACAGCAGAAGA GGCAGCAGGAATTGGCATCCTGGCTGTGATTCTGGGGATTTTGCTGCTCTTTAGCTGCTGGTATTGCAAGAGACGCAGTGGCTACAAAAATCTCAAG AACAAAAACCTTTATTCTGGCCCTAGGACCATCCTGATGGGGAATTACTATAGGGATGAGACTGTTCTCCCTCTCAGCAAAGGGTCCTTTCTGGAGAACAGCAACATCAGCTCTGTG GTGCCTGATGCTCCCCCAGCTTATGAGTTCTCTGCAGAACAATCCCTACCACCCTATACTCCTTAA
- the MLANA gene encoding melanoma antigen recognized by T-cells 1 isoform X2 codes for MVGFEIRAAGIGILAVILGILLLFSCWYCKRRSGYKNLKNKNLYSGPRTILMGNYYRDETVLPLSKGSFLENSNISSVVPDAPPAYEFSAEQSLPPYTP; via the exons ATGGTGGGATTTGAGATAAG GGCAGCAGGAATTGGCATCCTGGCTGTGATTCTGGGGATTTTGCTGCTCTTTAGCTGCTGGTATTGCAAGAGACGCAGTGGCTACAAAAATCTCAAG AACAAAAACCTTTATTCTGGCCCTAGGACCATCCTGATGGGGAATTACTATAGGGATGAGACTGTTCTCCCTCTCAGCAAAGGGTCCTTTCTGGAGAACAGCAACATCAGCTCTGTG GTGCCTGATGCTCCCCCAGCTTATGAGTTCTCTGCAGAACAATCCCTACCACCCTATACTCCTTAA